The DNA sequence TTGAGGTTGACACCAAGCAACTAAAATATATTTCTGCAACTAATTAAAGCTATCAGCCCAATGATTGATTACAATTTGTGTTTGTAAAACGCACGATATAGCACTAAATCATTGTAGAAATAGACCATATATTAATAAAACTGTGTAAAGCATTATAAAGAATGTACTACAAAATATACCACAAAAAGCATTATACCAGCACAACACTCAACATACACTAGCCCTCTAGACCTACAACAAAATGAATTAAGCTGTATAATTATAACTGTGATAATATAACAATAAAGTTTGATAAATGTCCCTCTTCATCAAAACCACACTGTTCCATATTCCCAGACCTAGGAATTCTTCTGTGGGACTTTAATTACCACCTGTAAACAGTAAAataagttttaattttataagtATACAAGTTGTAAGTTTTTAATTGTACAATCCATTTAAAAAGATTATACAAAATTACAGTTTTCTTATTGTAAAATCCATTTATAAAGATTATACCAGTTTTCTGATTGTAAAATCCATTAATAAAGATTACAGTTGTACCAATCAACTAGCATATCTTACAATCCAAAAATATAACATCATACTTCAGAGTATTGTGAACTGTTGATTACTTATAACATCATATACCTGCACTTCCTAGTGTTGTAAACTGATTTGGCATGTATTTTGAAGGATCAAACATTTCGTTGGCAGTCATacagttaaaaatgttctattattatttttttttacaaacaaaagaatCTCATGAACTCTGTAATCCATTTTATACTCATGATAATCCTGTGAACTCTGTAATCTATTTTATACTCATGATAATCTCGTGAACTCCAGAATCCATTTTATActcatgattttgaaaaaacaagAATCTGCAGACTCTCAGTTTGAAAAACTGTAGCCCTGCTGAAGAAatttttctaaagattttcattttcttccacATCCTCCTATCACTGGGATTCAGCACATTCTGTTAACAGTAACCATATACTTACTATCTACATGTAACTTTCTGTCCCCAAAAAGGGTTTATTTTCTGTGcatgtgtttatgtatatatgtacaggtATGACCAAAGTTTGTAAGCACTTTGTACAAGTTTTAGTGACAAAATGGGCTTTAGGAAAGAAACATTACTGCAGTTTATCTAGAAAGATCCATAATTCTAATTTACCATCCagtaattttattgatattttgatatctGAAATATGACAACTTACTGATTTAACTTCCGAGTAAGCCTCTAGTCCATACTCTCCAAGCTCGCGACCTGTACCCGACATCTTGTAACCACCGAATGGCATGCCAGCATCGAACACATCAAAGCAGTTCACCCTGTGTCAACAAATTCAACACTAAAATTACTACTTAAAATTTAATAACATCCAACACATCAAGACAGTTTACCTTGTGTCAACAAATTCAACACTAAAATTACTACTTAAAAATTTAATAACATCGAACACATCaaggcagttcaccctgcgtcaACAAATTCAACACTAAAATTATTACTTAAAATTTAATAACATCCAACACATCAAGACAGTTTACCTTGTGTCAACAAATTCAACACTAAAATTACTACTTAAAAATTTAATAACATCGAACACATCAAGGCAGTTCACCCTGTGTCAACAAATGCAACACCAAAATTATTACTActtaaaatctaaaaaataaattttacttaAAAGTATACAAGCTTTCTCCAACTTTCATGTGAATTAGTAAAATGCACATACTTTTTCACACTTTCATAGAGTTTGAATTTGTAACTTACAACAATAGAAGTGTTAGAAGAAGAATCCTCTCATTTATCAGCCAATAGAATTTTAGAGGGGAAGGGGCATGGAGATACAAATGTAACATTCATTTTTTACCCGATGCTTTTCTTTTTTGGTGTTCAGACTTACCAAACGGTGCCTGCTCTCACTGTGTTGGCAACATGGAGGGCCTTTTCAAGGTCATTGGTGTGCACTGCAGCGGCCAGCCCATAGATTGTCTTATGGCATCTCTCAATCAGTTCATCCATTGATTTAAACTTCATGATGGACTGCACTGGGCCAAAAATCTGAAAACATCCAAAACTATTACCCAAATTCAAAAGAATTATCCAAATCCCTGGACCAACCATTGCACATAATCAAAAGTCAAATGAACACTTGTAATGCATTACTTCATTTCCtcaaattaatcattttttttggataaaattttaatgaatacattttttttactaGGATACCTCTTCCTGTGCAATTTTCATTTCGTCTTTCACATCAGCAAAAACTGTGGGCTCGATGTAGAATCCCTTTTCTCCTGCTCTATTGCCTCCTGCCACGAGTTTCGCCCCCTGGTCTTTTCCACTTTCAATGTAGGACATAATCTTATCTGCCTGTTCTTTGTCCACCTGACAAGTATTATACAAAACTGTATCAATAATTGCCAAGTATCATTCAACATGGCACTAGGGTTTACACCAGTTCCTTAGTTACTCTGTACAATTCTCATCACttcaaatatttacatgctTTACTATGAACCTATTCAGtgtatcatttacatgtatgtaaggaagtaatttttatttaaagtattttgcTGTAACCTTGTACAACACTAAACTTGCAACACAGCATATAAAATCTAGGGTACCCTTTGCATACTGCAGCTTTGTTCATCATTTAAGACATAACTATCTCTCTCATTAGCTGCAATGTTGGCATAAAGGAGTTCCCAATGTGGGAGGAGACAAGAGTACCCTAGAAATAGCCAACTGTAGGCTGGAAATTCCTGTCCCCTTAAACACGACCGTTCTCTATCCGAAGATGGAACCCAGATGAAAATGGGGAAAAGCCACTGTGCTAATTACTGTGTTAACAGACAATGAATCTTTGCAACACGTACTTGGCTTTCACACTTCGTTTTTCTTTACCTGTGGTCCCTGCTCATTTGATGCATTAAAAGGATCTCCCACAGTCCTTTTCTTTGCTCTAGCAGCGCTTCGCTCCACAAATTCATCATACACTTTCTCCTCCACAAAGGTACGGGAACCAGCACAGCAGCATTGTCCCTGATTGAAATAGAGAGCAAAATGCGACATCTCCACTGCCTGTTCCACTGAAAGAGAAGTTCATTCATTAATTTTAACTTACTCCAGTTCACAACTTAAAAGTAACATGTCTTTAACTACCATAAGAAGTAATATGCTTACTGATATTGTGCATAGTGTTTAAATTCTATTTTCTAGCAGGTTTCTAATGTGATGCCTTTGAAGGTAAGATTACTCTTTGACTTACTGTTAGCATCGGCCATTACAATGTTAGGACTTTTCCCTCCAAGTTCTAGTGTCACTCTCTTTAAATTTGATTGTGCTGCTGCCTGGGCGACAATATGACCAACCTGTCCATGTGTAAGATAATTTATGAATAAGTTGTCACCAATTCGAATTCCAGCTGTCCTAACTGAACAAATACAAGAACGGACTTCTCTGGTCTTGTGTTTCTTGACAGGATTTTTCAAATCTAATTCACCTAAGGATCGATGTTTTGCACCAATTTTCGTGAAATGGTACAATTTTACAATCAAAAAGACACCTCTACGTTAACTGGCAAAAAAGAAagttatgtatgtgtgtatatgacaaattaaaaagtaataaaataaACTCTCTTTGTCTTAAAAAGATTTCTTTGTAAAAGTTTGCTATTTCTTGGTACATTCCACTAGAGAATCTCTGAGTCTGCCTACCTCTGTGGAACCAGTGAAAGCCAGTTTGTCGACGTCCATGTGACTGGCGATAGCACCGCCAGCTGTAGGGCCGTACCCTGGGATAATGTTGATGACACCAGGAGGGAATCCAGCCTacacaaaaataaacaattctAAATACATTCACTTTATTGTACTACTTaatcataatttcaaaaatgtaacctacattttttgttgaactttaaaattgtgaaatttacagatacacttttctttttaaacaaCTGGCAGTACAAATGCCTGCACATTCTTGCACCATATCGCCTTTTGTTTGATTACAGAGAGATAGAGAAACCTGCATTTGTTGTCGTTCCTTGTGCCTTACCTCTCTGGCCAGATGAGCTATGTACAAAGCAGTGAGTGGGGTCTGTTCTGCAACCTTCATCACTACTGTATTACCGCAGGCCAGGGCAGGGCCAAGCTTCCAAGCCTGCATCAGCAGTGGGAAGTTCCACTAAAAACAATGACAAAATTCTACTGAAAACAATGCAAAGATTCCACTGAAAACATTATGGGGACATTATATGCAAAACCTCAGCTACACACACATTGTAAAGAACGAGTACCCCAAACGGTACAACATATGACTGTCAGACAGCGacattcaacctggaagcatatagatgtatgcactctgaattgatatcacacacattctgagtagaaaagccttaaagtaggtcatgatgcACCATATTAGGACAATAGGACTAGAACCACTGTGGGCCTTGGATGGAAAGCCCTTGCCTACAGTATTACAAACAAATCTTTTTTTGAGCTACAGTATGCCCCTGAGTATATGCAAAAATACAAATTAGAATACTTTTTTCTACACAGTAAGAAATGTCATATTGTTttggtcccccccccctttaagtTTTTATATACTGTTAATTTATCCCTCCTGATTATACACAACATACACTGTAAGACACACCATTTGTATTTAGAAGTCAGTGACTTAtctgtcattttcaaaataatgctatcataaaataaaagtaattccCCAAAACGGTTTTCTTTTTCTTGGCATTAAATGGTAATTTTATCTAAAATCACTTTCATTGAAGTATCGGTcaatttgaattgaattaataGTCCACTGAGCGGATAACCATTATTTCTCTTCAAAACCACTAAAGTGAATTTAATTTACTCCACATCAGCTGTTGCCATGGTGGTGAATTTGTACACATGGGCAGATGGGTGTCCCTTGTCCAATTCCAATTTTTAACTTAAGACAGTTTCTTTGCATGTATTTACTCCTAAGAACTAAATTGTAGAGGGTGCAATGCTGTTGACTGATAGCTAGCCTATCCCATTAAAATTAGACTTGTATATCAATACACTTTAATATATGTGTAGGTGAGCAGATCAAAGGATctcattttaattagattggacgGCTGTCTAATCTTGGCTTCAACATGGCCGTGGGAAAACATGCTCCAATTCCAAAGTATTGCAGCATTGTGAAATTAAACACCAATCATTACCTGGGCTcaagaatacatgtaatttgaaaaggataatttgatttaatttccAATTTATTCTATGCACAATGTGTTTACAAAATAACGAATTGGTGACTAGCTCATTTGGTTCATTGGTTTACTAATTGAAATTTCAAGAATATGAGAGAAAAGACATCAATATCAACATCATTCATTTTGAACttgaatatattgaaattaatCAGCTGGTTCCCCTCATTTCAATTTAAGTAGGTGAAAACCCCAGATTTATGAGCTCGCCAATGACTGTCTTTTATGAGAACGATTTATTTTAGTAACACAATCAGCTGCACTGAAATCACACGAGAATCTACTGATGCTAGTAAAGCACATTGTTGCTTACCATGTTCATATCTTAAAAACTCGCATACTCACTGATGACCGAGTACCACTTAAGATTACGAAAACAAACTTTTGGGTCTTAGTGATATGATCTTCTATGGGAAGGACCATGATACAATATTTAAattgtttttgcctttgatatctttaatgatatcctcatgaatgcattgcAGTTGTGGGCAATCCGTGTatggatcttgataaatatagtctATTTCAACAGCTGGTAATtccaaataaatgaaaaaataatgtgAATATCAGGAAacgatatcatttttgaaaatacatgagggtatgaaatgCAACACTTCACATTGGcatatacttttcatgaagcactaacACGCTTCATGAAATATGCTAGCGTGAAGCATCccaattcataccctcatgtgttttagttcaaaaatgaaatttatttctgaaatctaCACGTAATTCGACCTACCGGGATGATCTGGCCACAAACTCCTACAGGTTCGCGTCTGGTGTAGGCAAAGAAATCCCCAGCTGAAAATAATGTATCATATATCAACAGTAAAATAGAATTTGCTTGGTTCCTTCAATAAGAGATGAAATTAGTATTGCAATGAATATAAGAAGATGTGTAGTGAAACAAGTCCCCTGAGAGTGGTATCATTCAAATGTAGCTGAAACAATCTTAACTTAACTTTGATtaataaccttgacctttctCAATCACATGACCTTGAGCTATCACTTCACACAATATGAAGTCTCTATCTTATATAGTTCAAAAGTTTGATAACCAAAGTTGACATTGCAACTATCAAATTGCATGGCAACATATCAAACTCAGTAGCATGCAGTCACAAAAGGACAAAGATATAAGAAGTCCATGGGCCTTATCGCTCACAAGAGTAGTGGAATTTTCCAATGTAAGACTTTGAAATCAAGGGTCCGAGTTGCAAccttcaatctacactacatgaggttCACACATAAATCTACACGAGGTCCACATATCAATCTCCACTATGTGAGGTCCACACATTGATATACACTACATGAGGTCCACACATTCATTTGATCAATTGTAGATATGTGGTacttgttgaaaatattttaaaagaagagCTAAGTATATGATACATGCAAGAGATTAATTTTCCCTATCCACATTTGTTAACTCTTTGAAACTTGAAAACCCTATGATGttttataacaaatttgaatgacACTAGTAATAatcattgtatatttattttggtgtatcttgatttatttggatgAAGGGTGCTTCGCCCTTTgcccaaataaatcaagatatacCGAAATGAATATTCAATATCTTACTTGTATCATAACCAATTAAAACTATAATATCTGTCATGTGACCAGTGGTTTATAGCTTGGGTATTTTCCTCTTTCCGCCTAGCATGTTCATTGTGCACAATTTGCCCGATTTTTAGTGAGAGTGGATGTctacagtttttattcaatgacGATCATGTGGATTTTATCTCAAGCACGTGATGAAGTTGAAATGAATCACACATTTTGTGAAATTAAACTGGGAGATGATAAAATGGATATCGAAACGGCCACGGGCCTAGATCTcatgaattttgatttaaacTTCCCCAATTTAAATGAGAAATGTGTTGAAATTGTCAAGTGGtgttcaataacttatttacacagcacagttttaaaaaatatgcaaatgatggTTCCGGCCACTAGTGTATCTCCAGCTAATTGTACACTTtttataaaaggaaaaacaccaCAGCCATGATACAAGCTAAATTATGGTTCTTAAGAAAATGAGAATGTGAAAAGCCTACAgattatcagaaaagctcatctatcaagtttttattaatttctgtattgaaaaataaatcctAATCTGACACTGACCAACAGGTACGGTCTTTCCCTCAATTTTGTCTGCCCAGCCTGCATAGTACCGGTAACACTGAATGACCAGGCGCAGGTCTGCATTATAAGCTACATGGTAGGGTTTGCCATTGTCAAGAGTTTCCAGTGACTACAATACAATGTCTGAGATTAGTCATGCAAAGAACATCAATAAATAATCAACTGGTAGAAAAGATCTTTATCAATGTTCACAAAGGCTAAAATGCTAACCTGAAACCATACAATGATTACACTGCAACAAGACAGCACATTCAGCATAACCTCATAATGATGTCACAAGAGCACTCTAATTGATCTGTCATATTTCCAAGGCTCTGGCATCAACTTATCAATTAGTGTGTCGTCTGCTAGTCTAAAGCTAACTTACAGTGATGTAAGCTCGGTCTCTCTCAATCAGGTCCGCTAGTCTATTCAGAAGATAGCCTCTTCCTGCAGCGTCCATACGTCGCCATGGTGATCCCAGTCGGAAGGCCTCCTGAGCTGCTTTTACTGCAACATCCACATCTTTCTACAATCAGAGAAAATTCCAACATCCACATCTTTCTATAATCAAAGAAAATTCCAACATCCGCATCTTTCTACAGACAAATCCAACATCCACATCTTTCTACAATCATAAAAAATTCCAACATCCACATCTTTCTACAGACAAATCCAACATTCACATCTTTCTACAATCAGAGAAAATTCCAATATCCACATCTTTCTACAGACAAATCCAACATCCACATCTTCCTACAATCAGAGAAAATTCCAACATCCACATCTTTCTACAGACAAATCCAACATCCACATCTTTCTACAATCAGAGAAAATTTCAACATCCACATCTTTCTACAGACAAATCCAACATCCACATCTTTCTACAGACAAATCCAACATCCATATCTTTCAACAGACAAATCCAACATCCTCATCTTTTTACAATCCAACAAGTCCAACAGCCATGAACAATTGATGAAATGGATTATCATTGTTAAATATATGTACTGCATTTATATTCCACATTTTCCCAATCACACTTCATTGCTAGCTTTACATTTCATTCTATGACTAGATATTATTGTATTGCAAGAATCACATAAGGGCCCCGCTTTGTGGCATTATTTGTGAAGTTCAAGGCCCATTActctttcaaaagtaggtcaacaaatttcaaactcaaacttgatctgtaacccaTTGATATAACTTAACgtataaattttaaattcaggGATAGCCAAAACAATGTGAAAAACTGTCAAATCCTTGAAAATTCCCCCAAAAGGTCTGcaaatgcatgtgcatgcacagATGCACACATGAAAACATGGGCTGAATACTATTGGGCACCTGCCTATTGTGGCTCCCTTATAAAAATGAGAGTATTTCCACTCCTACCCCTCTATAAAAACCTAGATTGAGCTCTGTGTGTAATAGAACCAGTCAAACCTGGTATTGAATATTCTGAGCCAGTTGCTCCTCTTCTGtcaaattgaatttaaattcacATTATAGTATTATACTTGGGTAAGCAGCAAATTTAAATTTCAGAGCATTTTATTGAGAAAATCTAAATTATATCTGCATTTTGGACATATTAGAGTTGATTTTACATTATCACTTGtaacaaccaggaactatcaaaatatgctaactctaaaacagacacATGGTAAAAAATCCCAAGatgttttatagaagagatagaatgcaagtgaattgtatgTGAAATGTCTGACAAacgaaaaataatatatttacatgtattgagAAACatcgtatacatgtatgtccttaaatgattaatttttggCATCTATTGTTCAATTAACACAAAACATTATGCAGTCAAGTAATCAAACATGCTA is a window from the Ostrea edulis chromosome 5, xbOstEdul1.1, whole genome shotgun sequence genome containing:
- the LOC125650221 gene encoding aldehyde dehydrogenase, mitochondrial-like isoform X1, which codes for MALLRCGLRARGLLSALRNNAACMSSIPQPITNPEIKYNKVFVNNEFIDSQSGKTFPTVNPSTGEVICQVAEGDKKDVDVAVKAAQEAFRLGSPWRRMDAAGRGYLLNRLADLIERDRAYITSLETLDNGKPYHVAYNADLRLVIQCYRYYAGWADKIEGKTVPVAGDFFAYTRREPVGVCGQIIPWNFPLLMQAWKLGPALACGNTVVMKVAEQTPLTALYIAHLAREAGFPPGVINIIPGYGPTAGGAIASHMDVDKLAFTGSTEVGHIVAQAAAQSNLKRVTLELGGKSPNIVMADANMEQAVEMSHFALYFNQGQCCCAGSRTFVEEKVYDEFVERSAARAKKRTVGDPFNASNEQGPQVDKEQADKIMSYIESGKDQGAKLVAGGNRAGEKGFYIEPTVFADVKDEMKIAQEEIFGPVQSIMKFKSMDELIERCHKTIYGLAAAVHTNDLEKALHVANTVRAGTVWVNCFDVFDAGMPFGGYKMSGTGRELGEYGLEAYSEVKSVSCHISDIKISIKLLDGKLELWIFLDKLQ
- the LOC125650221 gene encoding aldehyde dehydrogenase, mitochondrial-like isoform X2, with protein sequence MALLRCGLRARGLLSALRNNAACMSSIPQPITNPEIKYNKVFVNNEFIDSQSGKTFPTVNPSTGEVICQVAEGDKKDVDVAVKAAQEAFRLGSPWRRMDAAGRGYLLNRLADLIERDRAYITSLETLDNGKPYHVAYNADLRLVIQCYRYYAGWADKIEGKTVPVAGDFFAYTRREPVGVCGQIIPWNFPLLMQAWKLGPALACGNTVVMKVAEQTPLTALYIAHLAREAGFPPGVINIIPGYGPTAGGAIASHMDVDKLAFTGSTEVGHIVAQAAAQSNLKRVTLELGGKSPNIVMADANMEQAVEMSHFALYFNQGQCCCAGSRTFVEEKVYDEFVERSAARAKKRTVGDPFNASNEQGPQVDKEQADKIMSYIESGKDQGAKLVAGGNRAGEKGFYIEPTVFADVKDEMKIAQEEIFGPVQSIMKFKSMDELIERCHKTIYGLAAAVHTNDLEKALHVANTVRAGTVWVNCFDVFDAGMPFGGYKMSGTGRELGEYGLEAYSEVKSVVIKVPQKNS